In one Nicotiana sylvestris chromosome 8, ASM39365v2, whole genome shotgun sequence genomic region, the following are encoded:
- the LOC104236440 gene encoding uncharacterized protein yields the protein MPNRMEPPQPCSKANLNGVQGSSSVIKLHRSHQSKKVVEKRPIEIVELLNNNHERSLPLTRSNLVIERNDNGAVTWLNPSLTGFHPVHANVNADVGVCRGYIPHLSNGKVNSTEMTQVQEPQFKLFGNLKQIQQKPSNGGQVPSRWGSQHGEGSKPGWFPTRQQSILFGHPKGRTISDIKSMDSESQSKWHQTSNPYSSETIPALQLLGRVDQTTPLPPAFNVVEEQSFSACNYPPPIYMDGNQSIHNGSFLSRHHPKESSGVRIGGYTAGYGSQQPYPYLNDEVSHAPVQLGGRNLQQSVSSSGLWRTTREVVGTSSSMVHSLRTENASRSLDSSTPITTVLPVSIIPKKNPPCLLNQNPAEIALADNEKYLRTAEDQDIRNKSSSREKSGAVRLDGRKQQRRKNPPGRMPLECRRAP from the exons ATGCCAAATCGAATG GAACCGCCTCAGCCTTGCAGCAAAGCAAACCTTAATGGAGTTCAAGGTTCGTCATCTGTAATTAAGCTGCATAGAAGTCATCAGTCTAAGAAGGTTGTGGAAAAAAGGCCAATTGAGATTGTAGAGCTGTTGAACAACAACCATGAAAGGAGTCTTCCCCTGACCAGAAGTAATTTAGTGATTGAAAGAAATGATAATGGAGCAGTTACATGGTTAAATCCTAGTTTAACCGGTTTTCATCCAGTTCATGCAAATGTAAATGCTGATGTTGGAGTATGCAGAGGCTATATCCCCCACTTATCTAATGGTAAAGTGAACAGCACTGAGATGACTCAGGTTCAGGAGCCACAGTTCAAACTGTTCGGCAATTTAAAACAAATTCAGCAGAAACCATCAAATGGAGGGCAAGTTCCCAGCAGATGGGGGTCGCAACATGGTGAAGGATCAAAACCTGGATGGTTTCCCACTAGGCAGCAGAGCATATTATTTGGACATCCGAAAGGGAGGACTATCAGTGACATAAAGAGTATGGATTCTGAAAGCCAGAGCAAGTGGCATCAAACGTCAAATCCTTATTCTAGTGAGACCATACCAGCATTGCAGTTACTCGGTCGTGTGGATCAAACAACTCCATTACCTCCTGCTTTCAATGTGGTTGAAGAGCAATCTTTCTCTGCCTGCAACTATCCCCCGCCGATTTACATGGATGGAAACCAAAGTATTCACAATGGATCATTCTTATCACGTCATCATCCCAAGGAGTCTTCTGGTGTTCGCATTGGTGGTTATACTGCTGGTTATGGCTCACAACAACCTTATCCGTACTTAAATG ATGAAGTATCTCATGCACCTGTGCAACTTGGCGGAAGAAATTTGCAGCAATCTGTGTCTTCAAGTGGCCTCTGGCGGACCACTCGAGAAGTTGTTGGTACATCAAGTTCAATGGTGCATTCGTTGCGGACTGAAAATGCTTCCAGGTCATTAGACAGCAGTACCCCTATAACTACTGTATTGCCTGTCTCTATTATTCCAAAAAAGAATCCTCCTTGCCTTTTAAATCAAAACCCTGCTGAAATTGCTCTCGCTGATAATGAAAAGTATCTCAGAACTGCAGAGGATCAGGACATTAGGAATAAGAGCTCATCGCGAGAGAAATCTGGAGCTGTTCGTTTGGATGGGCGAAAGCAGCAGAGGAGAAAAAACCCACCAGGGAGAATGCCTCTAGAATGCCGCCGAGCACCATGA